CAGCAGGTCATACACGTTTCGCATCAGGTCCAGCTCCTGGTACGGCTTGCCCAGGTAACGCTGGACACCGATTTCGAAGGCGCGTTGACGGTGCTTGTCGCCGCTGCGCGAGGTGATCATCACGATCGGCACGCCCTTGTAGCGCGGATCGGCGCGCATCGCGGTGGCCAGTTCATAGCCATCCATGCGCGGCATTTCAATGTCAAGCAGCATCAGGTCGGGCACGCGTTCTTCCAGGCGCTCCAGCGCTTCGATGCCGTCGCGGGCGACGGCCACTTCGAAGTTGTGGCGCTCCAGGATGCGGCCGGTGACCTTGCGCATGGTCAGCGAGTCGTCGACCACCATCACCAGTGGCGCCTGGCGGTCGCTGGCCTGGGTGGCCGGGGCGACCGGCTTGAGCGGGTTGGCCTGGTAGCGACGCACCAGCGGCGCGACGTCCAGGATCACCACCACGCGGCCATCGCCGGTGATGGTGGCGCCGTAGATACCCGGCACCGATGCGATCTGCAGGCCGACCGGCTTGACCACGATTTCGCGGTTGCCCAGCACCTGATCGATCGCCACGGCCGCGCGCAGTTCACCGGCACGGACCAGCAGCAGCGGTACCTGGGCCTGGCCTTCGGCACGGGCCTGGCCCTGGCCGACCAGCGTGCCGAGGTCGTGCAGCACGAACTCTTCGCCGCCGTAGTGGTAGCCGCCCTCGGCCGACTCGAAACGCTCGCGCGAGATCCGGCCGATACCGCTGACCGAGGCCACCGGGACCGCGAAAGTGGTGTCGCCGATCTGCACGAACACCGCCTGGGTGACCGCCAGGGTCTGCGGCAGGCGCAGGGTGAAGGTGACGCCCTTGCCCGGCACCGAGTGGATGTCCACCGTGCCGCCGAGCTGGCGCACTTCGTTGTGCACCACGTCCATGCCCACGCCACGGCCGGCCAGCTGGCTGACCTGGTCGGCGGTGCTGAAGCCGGCCGCGAAGATCATCGCGTCCAGTTCGGCGTCGGACAGGACCGCGTCGGGCTCGACCAGGCCGCGCTGTTCGGCGCGGCGACGGATCGCCTCGCGGTTCAGCCCGGCACCGTCATCGGCCACTTCCAGCACGATTTCCGAGCCTTCGCGGCGCAGGCGGATGGCGATCTCGCCTTCCTCCGGCTTGCCGGCGGCGCGGCGCTGTTCCGGCGTTTCCAGGCCGTGCGCAACAGAGTTGCGCAGCATGTGTTCCAGCGGCGCGACCATGCGGTCGAGCACGTTGCGGTCCAGTTCGCCGTGGGTCCCGTCCAGTGTCACGTGGACCTGCTTGCCGGTGTCCTGGCCGGCCTGGCGCACCACGCGGCGCAGGCGCGGCACCAGGCCGTCGAACGGCACCATGCGCGCACGCATCAGGCCGTCCTGCAGTTCCGAGCTGACGCGGGACTGCTGCTGCAGCAGTACGTCGTACTGGCGCGACAGGTCGTCCAGCACGCCCTGCAGGCCGCCAAGGTCGGCTGCGGATTCGTTCAGCGCGCGGCTGAGCTGCTGCAGGGTGGAGAACCGGTCCAGTTCCAGCGGGTCGAAGCTGTGGTCCACCTGCTCCTGCTCGCGCTGGTAGCGGGCCACGATCTGGGCTTCGGTTTCCAGGTCCAGGCGGCGCAGCTGGTCGCGCAGACGCGCATTGGTACGGTCCAGTTCGCCCATGGCGCCGCGGAAGGCACCGAGCTGCTGTTCCAGGCGCGAGCGGTAGATCGCCACTTCACCGGCGTGGTTGACCAGGCGGTCGAGCAGGTCGGCGCGCACTCGCACCTGTTCCTGCTGCGGACGGGCCAGGCTGTCCTCGTCGTTGGAGGCTTCCAGCGGCACCGGCGCCGACAGCGGCGCGGAGGCCACGGCGGTGTCGATCGCCACCGGTGCGACGTCGGCCGGGACGGAGTCGGTCCCGGTGGCATCGTCGCGGCCCAGGGTGCGCTGTTCGAACGCGGCGATCAGGTCGTCGGGCATCGCCACGTCGCGATGGCGGCCGGTGCGGGTCAGCATCTGGTGCAGGCGGTCGAAGCCCCGCTCCAGCAGCTGCACGTCGCTGCGGTCGATATCGGTACGGTTGGCGGCGACCGCTTCCAGCAGCGACTCGATGCCGTGGCCGAGGTCGCCGATGGCGTTGATCCCGGCCATGCGTGCGCCACCCTTCAGGGTGTGCAGGTCGCGCTGCAGGCCGGCCAGGGCCTCGCGGTCCTCCGGTGCGGCGCGCAGCTCGCTGATCAGGCCATCGCAATGGTCGAGCAGGTCCTTGCCTTCTTCAACGAAGATGTCGACCAGCTCGCGGTCGAGCACGCTGAAGTCCAGCGAACCGGCGTCGTCGAGCTCGTCGGCGGCGGTTTCGGCTTCGGTTTCGGCTTCGGCCTGGACGTCGACCTCGGCCGTTGCCGGGGCGTCTTCCAGCTCGAACAGCGGCTGCGCGGTCGAGGGCTGCTCGACCTCCGCTTCGGCGAACGCGTCGGCTTCGTCCAGGGTCGGATGGGACGCATCCAGGCTGAGTACCGGTGCATCGTCGCTGGAAACCGGGGCGTCGGGGCCGTCGACGATGGTCAGGCCATCGTCCAGCGCCTGCTGCAGTTCCACGCTGTCCCCGAAGGCCGGGGCCGGCGGCAGCACGTCTTCGAGCTCGTCGACAAGCGCTTCGTCGGCAACGCTGTCGGTCGCGGCTTCGACGACGTCGCTGACCTCGGCGACTTCCACGACTTCGATTTCTTCAACCGCGTCGGTAGCGTCGAGGGTTTCGTGCAGCGCTTCTGCTTCGGCTGCCTCCAGCTCGATGGCCTGGACCGCTTCTTCCGCAGCCGGCACGGGCTGTGCATAGAAGCGCGACAGATCGTCGGCGCCGGTCAGCTCCACGCTCTCCAGGCCGTGGTCGACGATCTCGGCGGTCGGCGCTTCCACGGCAGCCACGTCTTCCAACGGCGCAGCGACCGGTGCGTCGAACGAGGTAACCAGGCCGGCGTCGAAGTAAGCCGACAGGTCATCGCTGCCGGTCAGTTCATCGACCACCAGCGCATCGGGTGCGTCGGCGACCTCGACGGATTCGGCAACCGCAGGTTCATCGACGACGGTCAGGTCGTCGGCGTCCACGATGGCCTGCTGCAGGGTGCTGTCGGTGCTGTCGTCGGCGATGGCATAGCCATCGCGTTCGTCGAACTGGGCCGAGAACGCGGCCAGCTCGTGCGCGGTGACGTCGTGCGCGTCGCGCGACGCGTCGGCTTCGGCATCGCGTTCAGCGTCGAGGTCAACCTCGAGCGTCTCGACCTCGTCGCCGTCCAGGTCCGCACCGTCTTCGGCCACCAGTGCCGGCCAGCGTGCTTCGGGCAGCGTTGCGGCCAGCGCCTGCAGGCGCTGCGCCAGTTCGGCCTGCGACGGAATGCGCGGCGCTTCGGCCTGCAGCGCGGCCATGGTGGCGCGGATCGCGGCGGCAGTGGCGGTGAGCGCGTCGACACCGTCGGCATCGGGGACCGCGTCGGCGGCCAGCGACCGCTTGATGAAGGTTTCCGCCCCGCCGGTGACGGCGGTGATCTCCGGCACGTCGGTCATCGCGAACGCACCGTTCATGGTGTGCACCGCGCGCAGCAGGCTGTCGGTCACCGGCTGCGGTGACGCCTGGGCGTCCTGCAACCAGGCCTGCAACGTGGCGTGGTGGGCCTCCACTTCAGCTTCCAGGATCTCGCGCAGTACTTCGTCGATGTTGGCCGGGGTGCCGCTCAGTTCCGGCTCGACCGCTTCAACGGTTTCCACCGGCGCGGCCACCGGGACCGAACGCTGCAGCGGCACGTGGAAGGTTTCTTCGCCTGCACCCACGCGGTCGGCGATGGCCTGCATGGCCTGCAGGTCGGCGCTGACACGGCTGCCGTCGCGCAGCGCGGCATTCAGCTGCGGCAGCACTTCGTAGGCCTGGGTGACCATGGCGACCACCGCCGGCGAGGCCGGACGGCTGCCATCCAGCACGCGGTTGAGCATGCCTTCGATCTTCCAGCTGAACTCGCCGAGCGTACGCGCGCCGACCAGGCGCCCACTGCCCTTCAGGGTGTGGAACACGCGGCGGATCGGGCGCAGGCGGTCCATGTTGTCCGGCGCCATGCGCCAGACCGGCAACAGGTTGCCCAGGTTGACCAGTTCTTCGTCGAATTCTTCGATGAAGACGTCGCGGATGTCCTGGTCGATGTTCTCGCCATCGTCCTCGAAACCGGCGTCGATGGTGGTGTCCAGCTCGGCTTCAGCGGCGGCGGCCGCCTCCACGTCGCCCACGGCGGCGGCG
This portion of the Stenotrophomonas aracearum genome encodes:
- a CDS encoding Hpt domain-containing protein codes for the protein MSTLRDAMSHAALGWVKPELDETLRQVRNEVEYYAEDPADGSRMRFCAGYLHQVQGTLRMVELYAPAMVAEEMEQLANAIGAGEVPDRDEACATLMRGSVLLPDYLERLQNGHRDIPIVLLPLLNDIRAARAAPGINESVLFAFAPDSASATEAELDHARGSLSGRNRELLDTVGNAVKEELLRIKDALDLHLRTGGEPAQLQTQVDELGAVADTLGMMGLGVARGVVVQQRDALRGVVDGAQQIDETLLLDIAGALLYVDASLDDQVAHLGAGGSGEDDPSAAEGRRTVEILAHEAIANFAAAREHFVAFIETNWNHQQLHEVPRLLGEVAGALRMLDLPTPADYLQGVRQYISVELIGRQRVPSGRQLDTLADAMASLEYYLEALRERRQGREDILDITRTSLETLRYWPLPDENAAPADVSAEALPVAPEHVELTGWDTPVAAPVEVAVTPAAPAPGDVPSPPLPDFTFDPVPEVAAAATVERVAKPAPTLVFEASMAPVAADAPQWTLHSDAARIETAAPTFANFDPVVAEDSEAGQAWGVAPVEIAPIVLDGVDTAVSDDDQPASTGFDPVAAEHDALELSDEPIEFTFDEPLHNAGDVLSLEIDDAPVAAQEAEGTLDVQALPSFLQVQIEPAAETPLTVDAPLEDVAAPADEIIEPVAAVEDEQGIELIEAAAPLATGGVQEAVISTIELDDESARFLAELDVAAAQFSTTPDVAPAAAVGDVEAAAAAEAELDTTIDAGFEDDGENIDQDIRDVFIEEFDEELVNLGNLLPVWRMAPDNMDRLRPIRRVFHTLKGSGRLVGARTLGEFSWKIEGMLNRVLDGSRPASPAVVAMVTQAYEVLPQLNAALRDGSRVSADLQAMQAIADRVGAGEETFHVPLQRSVPVAAPVETVEAVEPELSGTPANIDEVLREILEAEVEAHHATLQAWLQDAQASPQPVTDSLLRAVHTMNGAFAMTDVPEITAVTGGAETFIKRSLAADAVPDADGVDALTATAAAIRATMAALQAEAPRIPSQAELAQRLQALAATLPEARWPALVAEDGADLDGDEVETLEVDLDAERDAEADASRDAHDVTAHELAAFSAQFDERDGYAIADDSTDSTLQQAIVDADDLTVVDEPAVAESVEVADAPDALVVDELTGSDDLSAYFDAGLVTSFDAPVAAPLEDVAAVEAPTAEIVDHGLESVELTGADDLSRFYAQPVPAAEEAVQAIELEAAEAEALHETLDATDAVEEIEVVEVAEVSDVVEAATDSVADEALVDELEDVLPPAPAFGDSVELQQALDDGLTIVDGPDAPVSSDDAPVLSLDASHPTLDEADAFAEAEVEQPSTAQPLFELEDAPATAEVDVQAEAETEAETAADELDDAGSLDFSVLDRELVDIFVEEGKDLLDHCDGLISELRAAPEDREALAGLQRDLHTLKGGARMAGINAIGDLGHGIESLLEAVAANRTDIDRSDVQLLERGFDRLHQMLTRTGRHRDVAMPDDLIAAFEQRTLGRDDATGTDSVPADVAPVAIDTAVASAPLSAPVPLEASNDEDSLARPQQEQVRVRADLLDRLVNHAGEVAIYRSRLEQQLGAFRGAMGELDRTNARLRDQLRRLDLETEAQIVARYQREQEQVDHSFDPLELDRFSTLQQLSRALNESAADLGGLQGVLDDLSRQYDVLLQQQSRVSSELQDGLMRARMVPFDGLVPRLRRVVRQAGQDTGKQVHVTLDGTHGELDRNVLDRMVAPLEHMLRNSVAHGLETPEQRRAAGKPEEGEIAIRLRREGSEIVLEVADDGAGLNREAIRRRAEQRGLVEPDAVLSDAELDAMIFAAGFSTADQVSQLAGRGVGMDVVHNEVRQLGGTVDIHSVPGKGVTFTLRLPQTLAVTQAVFVQIGDTTFAVPVASVSGIGRISRERFESAEGGYHYGGEEFVLHDLGTLVGQGQARAEGQAQVPLLLVRAGELRAAVAIDQVLGNREIVVKPVGLQIASVPGIYGATITGDGRVVVILDVAPLVRRYQANPLKPVAPATQASDRQAPLVMVVDDSLTMRKVTGRILERHNFEVAVARDGIEALERLEERVPDLMLLDIEMPRMDGYELATAMRADPRYKGVPIVMITSRSGDKHRQRAFEIGVQRYLGKPYQELDLMRNVYDLLGIARARE